The following proteins are encoded in a genomic region of Microtus ochrogaster isolate Prairie Vole_2 chromosome 5, MicOch1.0, whole genome shotgun sequence:
- the Smco4 gene encoding single-pass membrane and coiled-coil domain-containing protein 4 encodes MRQLKGKPKKETSKDKKERKQAMQEARQQITTVVLPTLAVVVLLIVVFVYVATRPAVTE; translated from the coding sequence ATGCGTCAGCTCAAGGGGAAGCCAAAGAAGGAGACATCCAAGGACAAGAAGGAGCGGAAGCAGGCCATGCAGGAGGCCCGGCAGCAGATCACCACAGTGGTGCTGCCCaccctggctgtggtggtgctcCTGATCGTGGTGTTCGTGTATGTGGCCACGCGCCCCGCAGTCACCGAGTGA